The stretch of DNA AAAAATCCACCACGGTAAGATAGAAAATCAGAAATTCGAATTGATCTTGTTCCTGCTTGTGAAGCACTTACATTAATCAATAAAATTTACCCCGACCAGAACCGAACATTCTGGCCGGGTTTTTTGTTTAATGATCTAATGGTCTTACTAAATAAATTTTAGCGATCGCCAAAAATTATTGAGGTAGGTTTGAAAGGAGAATGGTTTGATTTTTGACTTCTTCTTTTAAAGAATTTTCCAGTACCTGACAGGTTTTTCTGATTGCCCTTTCCACTATTTCCTTTTCTTCCTTACTAAACCTTTGTAAAACAAAATTTTCTAAATTTTGAATTTTGAACTTTGAACTTGGTTTGATGCCAATTTTTATTCGGATAAAATTTTCTGTTTTCAATTGGTCAATAATTGACTGAACGCCTCGATGACCACCAGCTGAGCCACTAGTCCTGATTCTGATTTTTCCCAAAGGTAGATCAAGATCATCATGGACAACAATTAAATTTTCAATTTTCAACGACCAATTTTCCATTATTTTTTTCACCGCTTGACCAGATTCATTCATAAATGTCTGCGGTAAAACTAAAAAGATTTTTTCATCATCGATCTTCCCTTGAGCAATTAAACTAGCAAATTTTTTCTTGAACCCAAAATTAGGCAAGCCTTTTATTTGCCGGAAAAAAGAAACGACGGCCTGACCAAGATTGTGTCGGGTGCCTAAATATTTTGGCAAAGGATTTCCTAAACCAATAACAATTTTCATATTTTCTAAATTCTAAATTCTAGATTCTAACCTAAGTGGCACTCCCCAAAAATTAAATTTTTCTCTAATTTTTTTCTCTAGTAAATTAAACTGTGCCTGGACGGGTGGTTTTTCTTTTCTTGTTAAACGAGGGACCTTAATAACAATGGTTGGAATTTTTTCCTTGACCTGAAAAATTTTTGTTCTTAACCAGTATTTTTCTTTAAAATGATATTCTCTAATCGTTTCTTTTAAAATTTGGTTGAGAATTTTTGGAGAAAACTTTTTTTTCTTTCTTTTTTCTATTTCTAAAATTAAGTCTAAAAGTTTAGTTAAGTTTATTTTTTCTTTAGCTGAGACAAAAATAATTGGTGCCCACCAAAGCGTTTCCAGCTCGCTTTGATAATATTCAAGATATTTTTCCATCGCCAATTTCGCCAAATCAAACTTATTAACCACTAAAATAAGACTCTTTTTTTCTTCTTTGATTAAGCGAGCCAAAGTTCTTTCTAAGTGAGAAACTCTTTCATTGAGGTCAAAAACAAGTAAAACAAGGTCGGCTTTTTGAATCGTTTTTAAACTTCTTTCAATGCCAATTCTTTCGATTTCTTTTTTGATTTTTGTCCGACGCCTGATTCCGGCCGTATCAATGAAGATAAGTAGTTTATCCTTGTAGGTAAAAAAAGTATCAACCGGTTCTCGGGTTGTTTGGGGGAAGGGAGTGACAATAACCCTTTCTTCACCCAAAATTGAATTAACTAAAGTTGATTTACCAACATTTGGCCGACCAATGATAGCAATTTTGATAGCCGCTTTTAAAGATTTCTCCTTTTCACGCTCGCAAACAAGAGTCGACGTCTTCTTTGCTTTCATTTCTTTAATTTTTTTGAGAATTTCATCTAAAAGATCGCCGACCCCAGGGCCATTCAGCGCTGAGATAAAAAATGGTTGACCAAGGCCTAATTTTAAAAAATTTTCTTCTTTAACCTCTGCTCTTTGTCGAGGAGAGTCAATTTTATTAACTACTAGAATAATTGGCTTTTTTAATTTTTTTAATTTTTTGGCAATGACTCTATCTTCGGCCGTTAGACCAGTCTTGCCGTCTAACAAGAAAAGAATTAAATCTCCTTCTTCAAGGGCGAAAGCAATTTGTTTTTGAACTTCTTTTGTTAAAAAATCTTGACCGACCTTTGTTCCCTTTAGACCGGCTAAATCAATGAGTTGAAATGACTCGCCACGCCAGAAACATCGACCATAAATGCGATCGCGGGTCGTACCTGGTTCAGGCGAAACGATTGATTTTTTCTCTTCAACCAAACAATTGAAAAGAGTTGATTTACCAACATTGATTCGACCAACAAGCAAAACTTTTATCATAATCTTATTTTTCTCCTAAAACAATGACAAAGTCAGCCTTTTGATGAGTCAAAATAGAAGGAATTTCTTGACTGATTTCACCATTAATTTTTTTCTTCAGTTTCTCTAAATCTTCTTTTTTTTCTCCTCGGCTGAGATCATAAATGATTGTCTTGGTCGCATTTCTTTCCGGCGCATTACCAATTTCGATAATTTCAAAGTCATTACTTAACAAATCAGCCTTGCTCTTGGCTAAACCAGTAATAAAAGTGCCATTCAAAAGAACAATTTTTGCTTTTGATGGCATCACTGTTGTTGTCGCTTCTTCAATTTTAAAGATATTTTTTGCTATAGCTGCCAATTCTTTAAAGTCGCCATTTTTCGGTCGTAAAACATAAGCACCATTAAAAGTCTCAGCATAAAGAGGCGAATTTTCACTTAGATCTAAAGATCGGGTTATAATTTTTTCTTCTTCAATTTGATTGAAAATTTTAGCCAATTTAACTATTTCATCAAATTCAAGATTAGTTTTAAAATATTTAGCCAAAAGATGAAAAAGTCGCCAAATCTTTTCTGGTTCCTCTAAAATTTTTATTTTTTCTATTTTATTTTTGATAGCTAAAAGTACTTTTTGCTGACGTTTCATTCGTGCAAAATCAGTTGACTCATTATTTGTGCCGTGGCGGGAGCGGACAAATTCTAGCGCCCGTTCACCATTCATCACTTGCCGGCCCCTT from Patescibacteria group bacterium encodes:
- the pth gene encoding aminoacyl-tRNA hydrolase codes for the protein MKIVIGLGNPLPKYLGTRHNLGQAVVSFFRQIKGLPNFGFKKKFASLIAQGKIDDEKIFLVLPQTFMNESGQAVKKIMENWSLKIENLIVVHDDLDLPLGKIRIRTSGSAGGHRGVQSIIDQLKTENFIRIKIGIKPSSKFKIQNLENFVLQRFSKEEKEIVERAIRKTCQVLENSLKEEVKNQTILLSNLPQ
- the der gene encoding ribosome biogenesis GTPase Der, producing MIKVLLVGRINVGKSTLFNCLVEEKKSIVSPEPGTTRDRIYGRCFWRGESFQLIDLAGLKGTKVGQDFLTKEVQKQIAFALEEGDLILFLLDGKTGLTAEDRVIAKKLKKLKKPIILVVNKIDSPRQRAEVKEENFLKLGLGQPFFISALNGPGVGDLLDEILKKIKEMKAKKTSTLVCEREKEKSLKAAIKIAIIGRPNVGKSTLVNSILGEERVIVTPFPQTTREPVDTFFTYKDKLLIFIDTAGIRRRTKIKKEIERIGIERSLKTIQKADLVLLVFDLNERVSHLERTLARLIKEEKKSLILVVNKFDLAKLAMEKYLEYYQSELETLWWAPIIFVSAKEKINLTKLLDLILEIEKRKKKKFSPKILNQILKETIREYHFKEKYWLRTKIFQVKEKIPTIVIKVPRLTRKEKPPVQAQFNLLEKKIREKFNFWGVPLRLESRI
- a CDS encoding LCP family protein, whose product is MRELKVDFIDQPEFQKVLKPPSFFQRKAKSIFRFLAILLIVLILLFSGGAFSSESFLTQMPKLSFWKGVIKLIISPGSLLHGEISDRINILLLGMGGADHEGAYLTDTIILASFKPSSRQLALFSLPRDLLVPIPGYGWQKINSANAYGEMKEKDGGKLASLVVSQILDLPVHYFVRLDFSGFKEIIDTLGGIEVEVERSFVDSLYPGPAFSYRTVSFERGRQVMNGERALEFVRSRHGTNNESTDFARMKRQQKVLLAIKNKIEKIKILEEPEKIWRLFHLLAKYFKTNLEFDEIVKLAKIFNQIEEEKIITRSLDLSENSPLYAETFNGAYVLRPKNGDFKELAAIAKNIFKIEEATTTVMPSKAKIVLLNGTFITGLAKSKADLLSNDFEIIEIGNAPERNATKTIIYDLSRGEKKEDLEKLKKKINGEISQEIPSILTHQKADFVIVLGEK